Proteins from one Telopea speciosissima isolate NSW1024214 ecotype Mountain lineage chromosome 1, Tspe_v1, whole genome shotgun sequence genomic window:
- the LOC122641579 gene encoding cucumber peeling cupredoxin-like yields the protein MEVPAIANLAVLALLITAAASATTQYTNHTVGGDSGWFFNSTNKSPSTDYTKWAASQTFNLGDYLIFNTNGNQTVIQTYNQTVYHNCDFKDAADGDAFQYGGGNTSANSLTVPVPLTQEGSNFYFSDAYDGVDCHKGMAFEITVEHGLGLPPSLNQPPPPPYVAPPSPDAQSPSSSTSTPTNQQENFYNGGFSFSSSPVLLILALLSAFALV from the exons ATGGAGGTGCCGGCCATTGCGAATCTGGCGGTCCTAGCCCTTCTGATAACCGCAGCTGCTTCTGCAACTACTCAATACACTAACCATACCGTCGGAGGCGACTCTGGATGGTTCTTCAATTCCACCAACAAGTCCCCGTCCACCGACTACACAAAGTGGGCCGCTTCTCAGACCTTTAACCTCGGCGATTATCTCA TTTTCAACACGAATGGAAATCAGACGGTGATCCAGACGTATAACCAGACGGTCTACCACAACTGTGACTTCAAAGATGCAGCAGATGGAGATGCGTTTCAGTACGGTGGGGGGAATACGTCGGCGAATTCGTTGACGGTGCCGGTGCCGTTGACTCAGGAGGGATCCAACTTCTATTTCTCCGATGCATACGATGGCGTGGATTGCCATAAAGGAATGGCATTCGAGATCACAGTGGAGCACGGGCTAGGACTACCTCCTAGTCTCAACCAGCCCCCACCACCGCCTTACGTGGCGCCTCCGTCCCCCGATGCTCAGTCTCCGTCTTCTTCAACTTCGACCCCAACCAACCAGCAAGAGAACTTCTACAATGGCGGCTTCAGCTTCTCCAGCTCTCCGGTTCTCCTCATCCTCGCCCTTTTATCTGCGTTTGCCCTAGTTTGA